The proteins below come from a single Miscanthus floridulus cultivar M001 chromosome 1, ASM1932011v1, whole genome shotgun sequence genomic window:
- the LOC136487163 gene encoding calcium-transporting ATPase 7, plasma membrane-type-like: MECADYLIEVGRIATAADPLRWTKQWRKATNVIRTCHRLARLTLSWAILRRTGSYVEIKIHDETDGDCDTGAAAASTSQYGDADAAPAEFSVAADDEGFRRLVKDKRHDSFRRLGGAAGIASALASDGEAGIRGDDRDVWRRREAFGGNTYPRRKPKGFWTHVWDALNDVFLLVLLVCAAVSLGFGIKEHGLKDGWYDGVSIFLAVFLVAAVSAVSNHGQARRFDRLATESDNIAVAVVRGGRRQEVSIFDVVVGDVVVLNIGDVVPADGVFLQGHALQVDESSTTGEPHPVDVDAEKSPFLASGVKVIDGYGHMLVTAVGTDTTWGEMMGSITREKTEPTPLQERLEGLTSSIGKVGIAVAVLVFAVLTARHFTGSTRDEQGKPTFDRQHVTFNSVFTALVGIFQQAITIIVVAIPEGLPLAVTLTLAFSMKRMVKEHALVRTLSACETMGSVTAICTDKTGTLTLNQMKVTEFWVGTDHRPKEVTGTVVSLLRQGAGLNTTGSVYKPNNASPPEISGSPTEKALLSWAVEELSMDADALKRSCKVLHVEAFNSDKKRSGVMIMDNATGAVTAHWKGAAEMVLASCSAYVGSDGAARELEAGKRRKLEEIISEMAAASLRCIAFAYKHVDGEHSKIDDEGLTLLGFVGLKDPCRPEVRTAIEACTKAGVAVKMVTGDNILTARAIAMECGIISNSDRDAIVIEGQEFRAMSPQEQLDIVDRIRVMARSLPMDKLALVQRLKQRGHVVAVTGDGTNDAPALKEADVGLSMGIQGTEVAKESSDIVIMNDNFDTVVTATRWGRCVFNNIQKFIQFQLTVNVAALIINFVSALTSGKMPLSTVQLLWVNLIMDTMGALALATDTPTKALMRRPPIGRTAPLISNAMWRNLAAQAAFQVAVLLALQYRGREIFGVSEKANGTMIFNAFVLCQVFNEFNAREIERRNVFAGVLRNKMFLGIIAVTIAMQVLMVELLTRFAGTQRLGLPQWGVCVAIAAMSWPIGWAVKFIPVPERPLRQILATRRKLF; the protein is encoded by the coding sequence ATGGAGTGCGCTGACTACCTGATCGAGGTGGGCAGAATCGCGACGGCGGCGGACCCGCTGCGGTGGACGAAGCAATGGAGGAAGGCCACCAACGTCATCCGGACGTGCCACAGGCTAGCCCGCCTCACTCTCTCCTGGGCCATCCTGCGACGGACCGGCTCCTACGTCGAAATCAAGATCCACGACGAGACCGACGGCGACTgcgacaccggcgccgccgccgccagcacgTCGCAGTACGgcgacgccgacgccgcgccggcGGAGTTCTCTGTCGCCGCGGACGACGAGGGCTTCAGGCGCCTGGTCAAGGACAAGCGCCACGACTCCTTCCGCCGCCTGGGCGGCGCCGCCGGGATCGCTTCCGCGCTGGCGTCGGACGGGGAGGCCGGCATCCGCGGCGACGACCGCGACGTGTGGCGCCGCCGGGAGGCCTTCGGCGGGAACACGTACCCGCGGAGGAAGCCCAAGGGGTTCTGGACCCACGTGTGGGACGCGCTCAACGACGTCTTCCTCCTCGTGCTGCTCGTCTGCGCCGCCGTCTCGCTGGGCTTCGGCATCAAGGAGCACGGCCTCAAGGACGGCTGGTACGACGGCGTCAGCATCTTCCTCGCCGTCTTCCTCGTCGCCGCCGTGTCAGCGGTCAGCAACCACGGCCAGGCCAGGCGCTTCGACAGGCTCGCCACCGAGTCCGACaacatcgccgtcgccgtcgtgcgcGGCGGCAGGAGGCAGGAGGTCTCCATCTTCGACGTCGTCGTGGGCGACGTCGTGGTGCTCAACATCGGCGACGTCGTGCCTGCGGACGGCGTCTTCTTGCAGGGCCACGCGCTGCAGGTGGACGAGTCCAGCACGACCGGCGAGCCGCACCCTGTTGACGTCGACGCCGAGAAGAGCCCCTTCCTCGCCTCCGGCGTCAAGGTCATCGATGGATACGGACACATGCTCGTCACCGCCGTCGGCACGGACACTACCTGGGGCGAGATGATGGGCAGCATCACCAGGGAGAAGACCGAGCCGACGCCGCTCCAGGAGCGCCTCGAGGGCCTTACCTCCAGCATCGGCAAGGTCGGGATCGCCGTCGCGGTGCTCGTCTTCGCCGTGCTCACCGCGCGGCACTTCACGGGAAGCACCAGGGACGAGCAGGGCAAGCCGACGTTCGACAGGCAGCACGTCACCTTCAACAGCGTCTTCACCGCGCTCGTTGGCATCTTCCAGCaggccatcaccatcatcgtggtGGCGATTCCCGAGGGCCTCCCGCTCGCGGTCACGCTGACGCTCGCCTTCTCCATGAAGCGGATGGTCAAGGAGCACGCGCTGGTGCGCACGCTCTCGGCGTGCGAGACCATGGGCTCGGTAACCGCCATTTGCACCGACAAGACGGGCACTCTCACGCTGAATCAGATGAAGGTGACGGAGTTCTGGGTCGGCACCGACCACCGACCCAAGGAGGTCACCGGCACCGTCGTCAGCTTGCTGCGCCAGGGAGCTGGGCTCAACACCACCGGAAGCGTGTACAAGCCGAACAACGCCTCGCCGCCGGAGATATCGGGCAGCCCGACGGAGAAGGCTCTGCTGTCCTGGGCCGTGGAGGAGCTCAGCATGGACGCCGACGCGCTGAAGAGGAGCTGCAAGGTGTTGCACGTCGAGGCGTTCAACTCCGACAAGAAGCGCAGCGGCGTGATGATCATGGACAACGCGACTGGCGCTGTGACCGCGCACTGGAAAGGCGCCGCGGAGATGGTTTTGGCGAGCTGCTCAGCGTATGTCGGTTCAGACGGCGCGGCACGCGAACTCGAGGCGGGGAAGAGGAGGAAGCTCGAAGAGATCATCAGTGAGATGGCGGCCGCCAGCCTCCGGTGTATCGCCTTCGCCTACAAGCATGTCGACGGTGAGCACTCCAAGATCGACGACGAAGGGCTGACACTGCTCGGCTTCGTCGGCCTGAAGGACCCCTGCCGGCCAGAGGTCAGGACTGCCATTGAGGCCTGCACCAAGGCGGGCGTCGCGGTGAAGATGGTCACGGGCGACAACATCCTCACGGCCCGTGCCATCGCCATGGAGTGCGGAATCATCTCGAACAGCGACCGTGACGCCAttgtgatcgaggggcaagagtTCCGCGCCATGTCGCCGCAGGAGCAGCTGGACATCGTGGACCGCATCCGCGTCATGGCGCGGTCTCTGCCCATGGACAAGCTGGCGCTGGTGCAGCGCCTGAAGCAAAGGGGCCACGTGGTCGCGGTCACCGGCGACGGGACCAACGACGCGCCGGCGCTCAAGGAGGCCGACGTGGGCCTGTCCATGGGCATCCAGGGCACCGAAGTCGCCAAGGAGAGCTCCGACATCGTCATCATGAACGACAACTTCGACACGGTGGTGACGGCCACCCGGTGGGGCCGCTGCGTCTTCAACAACATCCAGAAGTTCATCCAGTTCCAGCTCACCGTCAACGTCGCCGCGCTCATCATCAACTTCGTGTCGGCGTTGACCTCTGGCAAGATGCCGCTGTCGACCGTGCAGCTGCTGTGGGTGAACCTGATCATGGACACCATGGGCGCGCTGGCGCTGGCGACAGACACGCCCACCAAGGCGCTCATGCGCCGCCCGCCCATCGGACGCACGGCGCCGCTCATCAGCAACGCCATGTGGCGCAACCTCGCCGCGCAGGCGGCGTTCCAGGTCGCCGTCCTCCTGGCGCTGCAGTACCGCGGCCGGGAGATCTTCGGCGTCAGCGAGAAGGCCAACGGCACCATGATCTTCAACGCCTTCGTGCTCTGCCAGGTGTTCAACGAGTTCAACGCGCGGGAGATCGAGCGGAGGAACGTCTTCGCTGGCGTGCTCCGCAACAAGATGTTCCTGGGCATCATCGCCGTGACGATCGCCATGCAGGTGCTCATGGTGGAGCTGCTCACGAGGTTTGCCGGCACCCAGAGGCTTGGCTTGCCCCAGTGGGGTGTCTGTGTCGCCATTGCCGCGATGTCGTGGCCCATTGGATGGGCCGTCAAGTTCATCCCCGTGCCTGAGCGGCCGCTACGTCAGATCTTAGCAACCAGGAGGAAATTATTCTAA